The Salmo salar chromosome ssa06, Ssal_v3.1, whole genome shotgun sequence sequence AGAAATCTTCTCCATTTACTCTCTGCTCCGAACGCagtagacgaccagttcttatagcctttagccgtacccttatcctactcctcttctgtccctctggtgatgtagaggttaacccaggccctgcagccccaaGCTCCACTCTCATTCCCCAGGCggtctcatttgttgacttctgtaaccgtaaaagccttggtttcatgcatgttaacattagaagcctcctccctaagtttgttttgttCACTGCTTAAGCACACTCctccaacccggatgtcctagccgtgtctgaatcctggcttaggaaggccaccaaaaatcttctaatttccatccctaaatataacattttccgacacgatagaactgccaaagggggcggagttgcaatctactgcagagatagcttgcagaGTTCTGTCACACTATCCAGGTCTGCGCataaacaattcgagcttctactttcaATAtcaacctttccagaaacaagtctctcacctttgccgcttgttatagacccccctcagcccccagctgtgccctgggcaCCATATGTGAAATGATTGCCCCCATCTGTCTTCAGagttcatactgttaggtgacctaaactggaacatgcttaacaccccagccgtcctagaatctaaactagatgccctcaatctcacacaaattatcaaggaacctaccaggtacaaccctaaatctgtaaccatgtgcaccctcttagatatcatcctgaccaacttgccctctaaatacacctctgctgtctacaaccaggatctcagcgatcattgctTGCGTGCGTAATGgttctgcggtcaaacgaccacccctcatcactgtcaaacgctccctagaacacttcagcgagcacgcctttctaatcgacctggcccgggtatcctggaaagatattgacctcatcccgtcagtagaggatgcctggttgctctttaaaagtgctttcctcaccgtcttaaataagcatgccccattcaaaaaatgtagaactaagaacagatatagcccttggttcaccccagacttgactccccttgaccagcacaaaaacatcctgtgacgttctgcattagcatcgaatagcccccgcgatatgcaacttttcagggaagtcaggaaccaatatagtCAGTCagttttttaaacagaaatttgcatcctgtagcactaattccaaataGTTTGGGACactgaagtccatggagaataagagcacctcctcccagctgcccactgcactgaggatgggaaacactgtcaccaccgataaatctactataaacgataatttcaataagcatttttctacagctggccattctttccacctggctacccctaccccggcaacatctcagcaccccctgcagcaacttgccccccccaaaacccagacagctgatgttctgctagagctacaaaatctggatccctacaaatcagctgggataggcaatctggaccctctcttacgaaaattatccaccgaaattgttgaaacccctattactagcctattcaacctttcgtatcgtccgagatccccaaagattggaaagctgttgCGGTCATCCCCCACTTCAAAggaggagacactctagacccaaactgttatagacctatatccatcctgcctttctaaaatcttcgaaagccaagttaaaacagatcaccaacaatttcgaatcccaccgtaccttctccactatgtaatCTGGTCTCagatgcacctcagccatgctcaaagtcctaaacgatatcataaccgccatcgataaaagacagtactatgcagccgtcttcattgtcctggccaaggctttcgactctgtgaaTCACCGctttcttatcggcagactcaattgccttggcttctcaaatgactgcctcgcctggttcaccaactacttcttatatagagttcagtgtgtcaaatcggaaggcctgttgtccggacctctggcagtctctatgggggtgccacagggttcaaatctcaAGCATacatctgtatatatcaatgatgtcgctcttactgctggtgattctctgatccacctctacgcagacgacaccattctgtatacatctggcccttctttggacactgtgcaaacaaacctccaaacgagcttcaatgccatacaacactccatccgaggcctccaactgcaagtaaaactaagtgcatgctcttcaaccgattgctgcccgcaccctcctacCCGACtagctctggacggttctgacttagaatatgtggacaactacaaatacctaggtgtctggttagacagaCACGTGATCACAGTCAGAACAGCTGATGCGCTcacgcatgtttcagtgttacttgccttgaagcgagcatagaagttatttagctcatcgggtaggctcgtgtcactgggcagctcttggctgtgctttcctttgtagtctaatagtttgcaagccctgtcacttCCGacaagtgtcagagccggtgcagTAGAAACTTGTTCAGATCTTCTCAGTAAATAAACAGATGCACTCGTACAGTAGTGTATTGATATGCTTTCAGTAAAACACTGCAAATAAAATCTGAAAAGTTTATTTCCTGTATTCAGAGAACAATTACCAGTGAAAACATGAAATCAGATGTCAAGATTACAAAAACAGGATTTCACAGGTCTAAAATAAAAATGGTACTAAGAGGTGCAAATATGGAAAATAAATCTGACATAATTCACCCTAAATTAATAATCAGCATTTCAGGTAAATCACATTCATCAATGTTACATAATCACCAAATTACACCCTTAACGAACACCATCAGTGGCATGTTTTCAATTCAACTCTCCCCTACTTTTCAtaaaaaaacaaagaaaatagTCACACTCCTTCAAAACCCTCTTCCTTGAACAGAAATGGACATTTAATGAAAGAAACAACGATACAAAAATAGTTGTCGTGTTTTTATTTCATGTAACCTTGTTTGTCTAGTTTCTTTTGTTCATAAGACCCATCTTTACCAATACATTTGTCCTTCAATCAACTAGCCACTCCCACAAAGAATAGACCCAAACAAATTATAGGCTTGTCTCCCAGCCTATAGATCACTGTCGCCGTTCGAATACTTTCCTCCCTTCCTTGGAGTAATCAACGATCAGATTCAGTTGAATTGGTGAAAgcaataggttgataaccttGCTTTCATCTATCCAATCACTTCTAGATCTGTGATTATCTCAAGGGAGGGTGAATGCACGTTGTGTATTCGAAAAGGGCCactgtccccctccctctataCAACCTCTGCCAAAAAGCCAAGGCCCACCCACCCCTTGTGCAGGATGAAGTTGCCCCTATGTACTGGTCCCGAATCAGTTTGGGCTTGTCATTTCCTAGTGGTTTTCATTTCAGGGTGgagtaaactgatcctagatctgtgcaaaGGGGACAACCTCTCAGCTCCTTCCCTTCCTGTCTTTACTTCCCAGCTTGTTGGGCTTGACGCCGCAGCAGCACGTAGATCTTCTCCTTGATCCAGTCTTTGTTGTACGGCTGGTATGTTTGAGTGTCCACCCGGTATCTGGATGGAGAGGAAGTGGTTCGTATTCATTAGACACCAAATGcaagaaaaaaataatacatttgggAGGGAATACCTGGGGTCTATTCACTAGGAACAAAGCATAACGAAACTGGGAGGGTCCTACCctaaatttgtccaatagaaactctcgttgtCATTGCAAATTGCCACTGTTTGAAAgggtttggactaatgattacactcattgaattgtccaataagaaacactagtTTTCTATTACAAAACATTTTGAATACGACCCAGGAGAGACATGTCATTAACATAACTTTGTTCTCATGAGATGAAGCCTTAAGGTCAAATAGCCTACTGGACCTCATTATTACTGGGGTGAAAACAGAAGGCAATTCTTAGTCCCAAACTAAATTTGACCCCTAGCCCCCTAAACCTTGGCCACTTTTGACAGCTCTTCAGAGCTGTGAAATGACAGGATAGAACAGGGTCGTATTCACTAGGAACAAAACGTGGAGGGATTACCTGATAAAGGCTTGTATTCATTTTACATTGCAAACCGTATTGCTACAGTGTGGACTAATGAATACAATACTGCAGTATAGTATTAGCTCGATTAGCACTCTAGTAAGCAAGGTGAAGTTTAGGCTACACCATTAGGTGTAGCAATCTAGCTGTTCCTGTAGACTTCGTCATTGCACTAACACTAATTAGCAATGGCCCCAGAAACAACCttaaacttccttcaaactgcaggcagagacataaaaatgctaTTGCACTATCCCTTTAACAGTGAGGTTGTACAGTACTACTTACACTAAACAGCTGAGGTCTGCCAAATCGTCAATGAAGTCAAACAGCTGGCTGATGTCATAGGTGATGGAGGGACTGTTGGGGTTCATCCTCTTCAGGTGCTCCTCGTACATTTTACACACACCTGGATTAAGAGGGACTCCGGGTGAGACATAGAACTACATGTGAAAATACTTAAGTTGAGGACAAAACACCTCGCTGACAAACTATTAAAAGCAGCGTGTGGCTGTGCGATCGTCTGCGGGTGCCGACGAACAGTGACGTTGTAGAATGTCAACATGTAGATAAGGTATCAACTAGATTCTGCCGCAAGCCTTTTTTTTTAGAGCGGGATGGTCAGGAGGCCGGGAACATAAAATAATTTGGAGACTGCAAATttaccgcaagaagcccaaacatatatttgactaaaacaatcatttcaaaccttgcgcTCTCCCGTCGAGTATACGATTACATCtcttatgtgtgggaatactttggaacagatttccaaagtcacttggagctgatttgctggtgtacAGTCTTATGtcaaacaaatcaacatatttaaaaacattttacttTAGCGCTGAAAACTTGTAGGGCCAGATCTGCAGGCCGCCAGCTGGGGACCCTGATGTAGATGTTCTGGTCAGAGTTGATTTGATGGCCACCTGCTGCTTTTAACCATTTGTTGGCACATTGAGCTTTATTTTTTACACTAGGGTCGTGTTCAAaagggcacactgtagcaaaatggcaacgttagctagctaagctcatgTGCAGAAACATCATCTGATCTAACAGTTGTGTCGCGCATGTGCAGGTCGTCAAATCAAAGGCATTCCTTTGCTATAACGTAGTTTTTGATGAAAGTCAGTGTCATTTTCACAAGGTTGTAGTAATGACATGCTCAGCTATGTAAGACATTGGCTCAAATATAGGTTGTGCCTTTATATTGCGAAAATGAACAAATAAGGACAAATTTAACTTCTACCATCCACTTCCCAAACCACGGTCTGGTCTGTGGGGTCTGCTTCTCGAGGCATTCCCAGAAGTATTAGCCAGTTGGAACTATTGGTTTAAAAACTGTTGCACTCTGTATATTGACTCTCACCCTCCATGCATTCGTTGACTGACTCGTAGTCGGCATATGTTCTCCCCTCTGGTCTCTTTGTTGGCTGGACAAGCAGAATTGTGTGTGACTGCAAAGCAGAGAAACAAGAAGAGTTATCACAGACTACGGCTGACCCCAACTGGTACATTTTTTGGTCGTAGGTCGACCGAGATTGTTTAGTCGCGCAATAACACATTGCACCaatctcagtgaactaatccattgcaGAGACCTAGACTAAAAGCAAATTTTAGCTTGATTCGATAATGTGGTTGGAGGCttggagggtgtgacgcaattgcaaAGCCAAcagaggcatgcagaggccagATCGAGCTCTGTACCGCATTGCATGCACCTCCCAAATTTTGaaacaatgcggagggctctgtatagctACGCAttgacatttgtatttattatggatccacactAGAACTCTTCCTACGGTCTGGCAAAATTAAAGCAGTTATACAATTGTAAAAACACAATACATTtgttacagaattcacaacacactacatgtgtgccctcaggcccatactccactaccacatatctacaatgcaaaatccatttgtacgtgtgtgtatattatgtgtgtgtgtatgttatgtttgtatgcatgtgtctgtttgttacttcagtccccgctgttccataagatgtatttttacctgctttttaaatctgattctactgcttgcatcagttacctgatgtagaatagagttccatgtagtcatggctctatgtagtactgtgcgcctcccatagtctgttctggacttggggactgggaagacatctggtggcatgtcttgtggggtatgcatggttgtctgagctgtgtgctagtattttaaaacagacagctcggtaccttcagcttgtcaacacctctttcAAATAATGAGTTAgtaaatctctcttccactttgagccatgagagattgacatgcatgccattaatgttagctctccgtgtactttaAAGAGCCAGTTGtgttgccctgttctgagccaaatgcaattttcccaagtccctctttgtggcacccgaccacatgactgaacagtagttcaggtgcgacaaaaccagggcctgttggacctgccttgttgagtgTTGTTAAGGCAGAGCAGCTCTAAGtgtttcagtcgctgtagtagctgacgtgtatagtgttgagtcttcCGCATACAtaagacactctggctttactcaaaagtcagtggcatgtcattagtaaaaattGACCGTAGCCCTCTCTGTCTGACCGCAGCGACCGTGCAAATAGCAGGCCCGGAATGAAGCATGACTAGTAGTGATTTAATGACGCTTTGGACATATTGCAGCCTCTGGGTCACACAGACACGCCGTTtgaggggcctaaacagctaccccgtcgaattcctgcttctacctggattatgtttgaaaggcttccattaaaaaacaccctttgtgttctgttagacaggtaactctttatccacattatagcagggggtgtaaaccCATAACACATACAAttttgatcgataatgtcaaaagctgtagtgaagacatgattggttgacggtaggtgggggcgaaacatcctgtataaacaaactcacttccttgacaacagcgcTGCACTGCTCTGCGAAGTGCAATAATTGTGAATGCCCTGACTTTAGTTGAGGCcatatcaccgtaaatgctgcatgGCCAATGCAGACGTCGGATTGACCATGTGCCCAGATGcacttctctctccagaatgcgctcTCCCGCAAATTtttgcacattcattgtttcataaattcattgtgtgaattgtttgcgttTGATTGTTAGTGTCTATAAATTCGCCATTACATACATCACCAGTAGGACATTTACTGTTAATTCCTAATCTACAATGTTTTACTTTGGTTACGGTCATTTCTTTTAATGCATTTATTAGAGTTTAGAGTGCTGGTCCTGAAGTTGACATTTCTATCACCAGACACACGCCGCAAAACAATATAAATACCTGCTGACTTCAGCTAGTATGCATGCACACGTGTTTGCTCATGACTGAAGGCACGAACACAACACTTAAGTAGATGCACACATGgatttttgtatacatttttgaCCATCTTAAGGACCAACACCACAGCAGGTAAAGTTCAAATTTCATTTTATTAAACATTCTTGCTCGAAATGAACATTTAAGATTTTGCAGTCATTAGTTTCCTGCTGTATATGCCAATT is a genomic window containing:
- the LOC106607637 gene encoding enhancer of rudimentary homolog produces the protein MSHTILLVQPTKRPEGRTYADYESVNECMEGVCKMYEEHLKRMNPNSPSITYDISQLFDFIDDLADLSCLVYRVDTQTYQPYNKDWIKEKIYVLLRRQAQQAGK